The following are encoded in a window of Geotrypetes seraphini chromosome 5, aGeoSer1.1, whole genome shotgun sequence genomic DNA:
- the LOC117361163 gene encoding TRPM8 channel-associated factor homolog, producing MDINRLLDRVTKLQLDRLDPPSHLLVHGALAFSLTVDDHQQIYVAAAFYGRRRVVVASHQDHINSPEQKQFILNAISWLDNGRQGNVAVEHELKNLHDILAEENVACELSSFKASASVYCCTLHSSKDADEVHKFVAEGKGVLIVGKARFWAQNNKDKNVLSEFPSNKILNRFGFSFLSILPILKTSRL from the coding sequence ATGGACATAAATCGTCTACTGGATAGGGTGACTAAATTACAACTGGATAGATTGGATCCTCCATCCCATCTTCTGGTGCATGGTGCACTGGCATTTTCTCTTACAGTAGATGACCATCAACAAATATATGTAGCAGCAGCCTTTTATGGCAGGAGGCGTGTTGTGGTTGCAAGCCATCAGGACCACATCAACAGTCCAGAACAAAAACAGTTTATTCTCAATGCAATATCCTGGCTTGACAATGGAAGGCAAGGAAATGTTGCTGTAGAACATGAATTAAAGAATCTCCATGATATCCTTGCAGAAGAAAATGTTGCCTGTGAGCTGTCAAGCTTCAAAGCTAGTGCCAGTGTCTACTGTTGTACTCTTCACAGTAGTAAAGATGCTGATGAAGTCCACAAGTTTGTAGCAGAAGGAAAGGGAGTACTTATTGTAGGAAAAGCTCGGTTCTGGGCCCAAAACAACAAGGACAAAAATGTATTGAGTGAGTTTCCTAGCAATAAAATCCTCAATAGGTTTGGATTTTCCTTCTTAAGCATTTTGCCTATTCTGAAAACATCAAGACTTTAA